Proteins encoded together in one Pseudomonas sp. TCU-HL1 window:
- the rpsO gene encoding 30S ribosomal protein S15, giving the protein MALSVTEKAQIVNEYKQAEGDTGSPEVQVALLTANINKLQDHFKANGKDHHSRRGLIRMVNQRRKLLDYLKGKDTSRYSALIGRLGLRR; this is encoded by the coding sequence ATGGCACTGAGCGTTACTGAAAAAGCCCAGATCGTTAACGAGTACAAGCAAGCTGAAGGCGATACCGGTTCTCCGGAAGTGCAGGTTGCCCTGCTGACCGCCAACATCAACAAGCTGCAGGATCACTTCAAGGCCAACGGTAAAGATCACCACTCCCGTCGTGGTCTGATCCGCATGGTTAACCAGCGCCGCAAGCTGCTGGACTACCTGAAGGGTAAGGACACCTCTCGTTACAGCGCCCTGATCGGTCGTCTGGGTCTGCGTCGCTAA
- the truB gene encoding tRNA pseudouridine(55) synthase TruB — translation MAQVKRIRRNVSGVLILDKPRGMSSNAALQKVRWLLNAEKAGHTGSLDPLATGVLPLCFGEATKFSQYLLDADKGYETLAQLGVTTTTGDAEGEVLERREVTVGREEIEAQLPRFRGEIKQIPPMYSALKKDGQPLYKLARAGEVVEREARSVTIARLELLACENSQARLAVACSKGTYIRTLVEDLGQVLGCGAHVAELRRTQAGPFALAQAISLEALEKAHAEGGNEALDQFLLPVDSGLEHWPLIQLTEHSAYYWLHGQPVRAPEAPKFGMMRVQDHTGRFIGIGEVSDDGRVAPRRLIRSE, via the coding sequence GTGGCCCAGGTAAAACGTATTCGCCGCAATGTCAGCGGCGTGCTGATTCTCGACAAGCCTCGCGGCATGAGCTCCAACGCTGCGCTGCAGAAGGTCCGCTGGTTGCTCAATGCCGAGAAGGCGGGGCACACCGGCAGCCTCGATCCGCTGGCGACAGGCGTTCTGCCGTTGTGCTTTGGCGAGGCGACCAAGTTCTCCCAGTACCTGCTGGATGCCGACAAGGGATACGAAACCCTGGCCCAGTTGGGTGTCACCACCACCACCGGCGACGCCGAGGGCGAGGTGCTGGAGCGTCGCGAAGTGACCGTTGGTCGTGAGGAAATCGAGGCGCAGCTGCCGCGTTTTCGTGGCGAAATCAAACAGATACCGCCGATGTACTCGGCACTGAAGAAGGATGGCCAACCGCTCTACAAGCTGGCGCGCGCTGGTGAAGTAGTGGAGCGTGAGGCGCGTTCTGTTACTATTGCGCGCCTGGAATTGCTGGCCTGTGAAAACAGCCAGGCAAGATTGGCCGTAGCCTGCAGCAAAGGCACCTATATCCGCACTCTGGTCGAGGATCTCGGTCAGGTCCTGGGATGTGGGGCGCACGTCGCGGAGCTGCGCCGGACCCAGGCGGGCCCCTTCGCACTGGCCCAGGCCATCAGCCTGGAAGCCCTGGAGAAGGCCCATGCCGAAGGCGGCAATGAGGCATTGGACCAGTTCCTCCTGCCGGTCGACAGTGGCCTGGAGCACTGGCCGCTGATTCAGCTGACTGAGCACAGCGCCTACTACTGGCTTCACGGCCAGCCGGTGCGGGCTCCGGAAGCGCCGAAGTTCGGAATGATGCGAGTACAGGATCACACCGGTCGCTTCATCGGTATCGGTGAAGTGAGCGATGACGGGCGCGTAGCGCCGCGTCGACTGATTCGGTCGGAATGA
- the rbfA gene encoding 30S ribosome-binding factor RbfA: protein MAKEYSRTQRIGDQMQRELALLIQREIKDPRLGLVTITAVDVSRDLSHAKVFITVMGQDDNVEKVKLNLDILQDAAGFLRMQLGKAMKLRSVPQLHFHYDASIRRGAELSALIERAVAEDRKHPGSDGE, encoded by the coding sequence ATGGCTAAAGAATACAGCCGTACCCAGCGCATCGGCGACCAGATGCAGCGCGAACTGGCGCTGCTGATCCAGCGTGAAATCAAGGACCCGCGCCTGGGTCTGGTGACCATCACCGCGGTCGATGTGAGCCGTGACCTGTCCCACGCCAAGGTGTTCATCACCGTGATGGGCCAGGACGACAATGTCGAGAAGGTCAAACTGAACCTCGACATCCTCCAGGATGCCGCCGGTTTCCTGCGTATGCAGCTGGGCAAGGCGATGAAGCTGCGCAGCGTTCCGCAACTGCATTTCCATTACGACGCCAGTATTCGCCGGGGTGCCGAGCTGTCTGCGCTGATCGAGCGCGCGGTTGCGGAAGACCGCAAGCACCCGGGCAGCGACGGAGAGTGA